One part of the Tunicatimonas pelagia genome encodes these proteins:
- a CDS encoding DUF3226 domain-containing protein, giving the protein MNITSSKLIAVEGRDEKNFIEAFFKHLNISNTQVLDVAGKDNFSLILPAISKTPGFNSVVKFGIIRDADDSVENAFKSILGALNKASLTQPDSLSTFTDSTPSVGVYIMPDNTQKGMLEDLCLSSVIDEDNEKCLNEFFNCVDTNSIRNISKAKVQAYLSTQPEVVSSVGLAAKKGYWNFTNPCFDDLKSFLLNFK; this is encoded by the coding sequence GTGAATATCACGTCTTCAAAATTGATTGCTGTTGAGGGAAGAGATGAAAAAAATTTCATTGAGGCCTTCTTCAAACATCTTAATATTTCCAATACTCAGGTTTTAGATGTTGCTGGTAAAGATAACTTTAGTCTAATACTACCAGCTATCTCAAAAACTCCAGGATTCAATAGTGTAGTTAAATTTGGAATCATCCGAGATGCTGATGATAGTGTGGAAAACGCTTTCAAAAGCATTCTTGGTGCTCTAAATAAAGCCAGTCTGACTCAGCCTGATTCTTTAAGTACTTTCACAGATTCTACACCATCTGTTGGCGTCTATATCATGCCTGACAATACTCAAAAGGGTATGCTTGAAGATTTATGCCTCTCCTCGGTTATAGATGAAGATAATGAGAAGTGCTTGAATGAATTTTTCAATTGCGTTGACACCAATAGTATCCGCAATATTTCTAAAGCTAAAGTTCAAGCTTATTTATCAACCCAACCTGAAGTAGTTTCAAGTGTGGGTCTAGCCGCGAAGAAAGGGTATTGGAACTTTACTAATCCATGTTTTGATGACCTAAAGTCATTTCTATTGAACTTTAAATAG